The following proteins are co-located in the Candidatus Methylomirabilota bacterium genome:
- a CDS encoding branched-chain amino acid ABC transporter permease — protein MFVITPAMVGQVVISGLLAGALYAMVALGLGLIFGVMRVLNVAHGSLLMLGAYTTFWLFHWFGLNPYLSLLVSMPALFVVGVVLQSLLVRRVVDAPELSSLLLMFGVGIALVNLTQLAFTSDLRSVEYLTGSFVLGPFAFSKSRVIACAFAIVITAGAFWFLQKTRLGKALRAVSQSREVAQVCGVNVQRIHMLAFGLASALAAAGGTLVAVMVAIQPEMGQVYTFKSFLVIVLGGAGNYPGALVGGLLLGLVEQLSSLFLTTQVNEAVAYVLLVLVLLVRPTGLFKGRAS, from the coding sequence CGGACTCATCTTCGGCGTCATGCGCGTCCTCAACGTGGCGCATGGGTCGCTGCTGATGCTGGGCGCCTATACGACGTTCTGGCTCTTCCATTGGTTCGGCCTGAACCCGTATCTCTCGCTCCTGGTTTCGATGCCGGCGCTGTTCGTCGTCGGCGTCGTCCTCCAGAGCCTGCTGGTGCGGCGGGTGGTGGACGCGCCGGAGCTGTCCTCGCTGCTGCTCATGTTCGGCGTGGGCATCGCGCTCGTGAACCTGACCCAGCTCGCCTTCACCTCGGATCTGAGATCGGTGGAGTACCTGACCGGGTCCTTCGTGCTGGGGCCGTTCGCCTTCTCCAAGTCGCGCGTGATCGCCTGTGCTTTCGCGATCGTGATCACGGCGGGCGCGTTCTGGTTCCTGCAGAAGACGCGCCTCGGCAAGGCCCTGCGGGCCGTGTCCCAGAGCCGCGAAGTGGCCCAGGTCTGCGGCGTCAACGTCCAGCGGATCCACATGCTGGCCTTCGGTCTCGCCTCGGCGCTGGCGGCCGCCGGCGGCACGCTGGTCGCCGTGATGGTCGCCATCCAGCCCGAGATGGGGCAGGTGTACACGTTCAAGTCGTTCCTGGTGATCGTGCTGGGCGGCGCCGGCAACTATCCCGGCGCCCTGGTGGGCGGTCTGCTCCTCGGCCTCGTCGAGCAGCTCTCCTCGCTGTTCCTGACCACGCAGGTCAACGAGGCCGTCGCCTACGTTTTGCTGGTCCTGGTGCTGCTGGTGAGACCGACGGGCCTGTTCAAGGGGCGCGCCTCGTGA